From a single Pseudoliparis swirei isolate HS2019 ecotype Mariana Trench chromosome 12, NWPU_hadal_v1, whole genome shotgun sequence genomic region:
- the fam49a gene encoding CYFIP-related Rac1 interactor A isoform X1, translating to MGNLLKVLTCTELEQGPNFFLDFENAQPTEGERDVWNQVNAVLQDSENILSGLQAYKGAGQEIRDAIQNPSDFLLQERAWTSVCPLVIRLKKFYSFSLRLEEALQSLLECLTCPPFTPTQHLEREQALAKQFAEILHFTLRFDELKMRIPAIQNDFSYYRRTISRNRINNMNLDIESEVNNEMANRMSLFYAEATPMLKTLSNATTSFVTENKTLPLENTTDVLSTMASVCKVMLETPEYTSRFSSEDTVLFCMRVMVGVIILYDHVHPNGAFNKSSKIDMKGCIKVLKDQPADNVEGLLNALKFTTKHLNDESTPKNIRSMLQ from the exons ATGGGGAATCTGTTAAAAGTGCTCACTTGCACAGAGCTCGAGCAGGGGCCAAACTTTTTTCTTGACTTTGAAA atgCACAGCCAACAGAAGGAGAGCGGGACGTGTGGAACCAGGTGAACGCCGTCCTCCAGGACTCGGAGAACATCCTGTCTGGCCTGCAGGCGTACAAAGGAGCTGGCCAGGAGATCAGAGAT GCGATTCAGAACCCGAGTGACTTCCTGCTGCAGGAGCGCGCCTGGACCTCCGTCTGCCCGCTGGTCATCAGACTCAAGAAGTTCTACAGCTTCTCCCTCCGACTCG aagagGCTCTGCAGAGTCTGCTGGAGTGCCTCACCTGTCCGCCCTTCACGCCCACGCAGCACCTGGAGAGGGAACAAGCTCTGGCCAAGCAGTTCGCTGAGATCCTCCACTTCACTCTGCGCTTCGATGAGCTGAAG ATGAGGATTCCTGCCATCCAGAATGACTTCAGCTACTACAGAAGAACCATCAGTCGAAACCGGATCAACAACATGAAT CTGGACATCGAGAGTGAAGTGAACAACGAGATGGCCAACCGGATGTCTCTGTTCTACGCTGAGGCCACGCCCATGCTGAAGACCCTCAGCAACGCCACCACCAGCTTCGTGACAGAG AACAAGACTCTTCCACTGGAGAACACGACGGACGTTCTCAGCACCATGGCCAGCGTCTGTAAAGTCATGCTGGAGACGCC ggaATATACGAGTCGGTTCAGCAGCGAGGACACAGTCTTGTTTTGCATGAGGGTCATGGTGGGAGTCATCATCCTCTATGACCACGTCCACCCCAACGGCGCCTTCAACAAGTCCTCCAAGATAGAC ATGAAAGGCTGCATAAAGGTCCTGAAGGACCAGCCAGCAGACAACGTGGAAGGCCTCCTGAACGCCCTCAA GTTCACCACCAAACACCTGAACGACGAGTCCACCCCAAAGAACATCCGGTCGATGCTCCAGtag
- the fam49a gene encoding CYFIP-related Rac1 interactor A isoform X2 has protein sequence MGNLLKVLTRDIENYPHFFLDFENAQPTEGERDVWNQVNAVLQDSENILSGLQAYKGAGQEIRDAIQNPSDFLLQERAWTSVCPLVIRLKKFYSFSLRLEEALQSLLECLTCPPFTPTQHLEREQALAKQFAEILHFTLRFDELKMRIPAIQNDFSYYRRTISRNRINNMNLDIESEVNNEMANRMSLFYAEATPMLKTLSNATTSFVTENKTLPLENTTDVLSTMASVCKVMLETPEYTSRFSSEDTVLFCMRVMVGVIILYDHVHPNGAFNKSSKIDMKGCIKVLKDQPADNVEGLLNALKFTTKHLNDESTPKNIRSMLQ, from the exons ATGGGTAACCTGCTAAAAGTCCTAACAAGGGATATAGAGAACTATCCACACTTTTTCCTGGACTTTGAAA atgCACAGCCAACAGAAGGAGAGCGGGACGTGTGGAACCAGGTGAACGCCGTCCTCCAGGACTCGGAGAACATCCTGTCTGGCCTGCAGGCGTACAAAGGAGCTGGCCAGGAGATCAGAGAT GCGATTCAGAACCCGAGTGACTTCCTGCTGCAGGAGCGCGCCTGGACCTCCGTCTGCCCGCTGGTCATCAGACTCAAGAAGTTCTACAGCTTCTCCCTCCGACTCG aagagGCTCTGCAGAGTCTGCTGGAGTGCCTCACCTGTCCGCCCTTCACGCCCACGCAGCACCTGGAGAGGGAACAAGCTCTGGCCAAGCAGTTCGCTGAGATCCTCCACTTCACTCTGCGCTTCGATGAGCTGAAG ATGAGGATTCCTGCCATCCAGAATGACTTCAGCTACTACAGAAGAACCATCAGTCGAAACCGGATCAACAACATGAAT CTGGACATCGAGAGTGAAGTGAACAACGAGATGGCCAACCGGATGTCTCTGTTCTACGCTGAGGCCACGCCCATGCTGAAGACCCTCAGCAACGCCACCACCAGCTTCGTGACAGAG AACAAGACTCTTCCACTGGAGAACACGACGGACGTTCTCAGCACCATGGCCAGCGTCTGTAAAGTCATGCTGGAGACGCC ggaATATACGAGTCGGTTCAGCAGCGAGGACACAGTCTTGTTTTGCATGAGGGTCATGGTGGGAGTCATCATCCTCTATGACCACGTCCACCCCAACGGCGCCTTCAACAAGTCCTCCAAGATAGAC ATGAAAGGCTGCATAAAGGTCCTGAAGGACCAGCCAGCAGACAACGTGGAAGGCCTCCTGAACGCCCTCAA GTTCACCACCAAACACCTGAACGACGAGTCCACCCCAAAGAACATCCGGTCGATGCTCCAGtag